A genomic window from Pyramidobacter piscolens W5455 includes:
- a CDS encoding ABC transporter permease yields MGKYILRRLVMSVPVMIGVSIVAFLIMHLTPGDPAQLLAGPDATIEDVQLIRDRFGLDEPLPVQYVQFVKGVFDGSLESMKYEVPAIGLITSRLKNTAVLAGAALLLSVALGVMAGILSAVRRYSWIDYLSTSLALIGVSMPAFWLAIMLVMLFAVELGWLPAAGMGGVRHIVLPAIVLGTGSAGIIARMTRSTMMDVLRQDYVTTARAKGLTERVVVYLHALRNAMIPTVTVIGMQIGSLLTGAVLTESVFAWPGVGRLLIDSILGRDYPVVQATLLVVAFIYVGANLLVDILYAFLDPRIRYE; encoded by the coding sequence ATGGGGAAGTATATTCTTCGCAGGCTTGTGATGTCCGTCCCCGTCATGATCGGCGTCTCGATTGTCGCGTTTCTCATTATGCATCTGACCCCGGGCGATCCGGCGCAGCTTCTCGCCGGTCCCGACGCGACGATCGAGGACGTGCAGCTGATTCGCGATCGGTTCGGGCTGGACGAGCCGCTGCCGGTTCAATATGTGCAGTTCGTCAAGGGCGTTTTCGACGGTTCGCTGGAGTCGATGAAATACGAGGTGCCCGCGATCGGCCTGATCACGTCGCGGCTGAAGAACACGGCGGTCCTCGCCGGGGCGGCGCTGCTGCTGTCGGTCGCTCTGGGGGTGATGGCGGGGATCTTGTCGGCCGTGCGCCGCTACTCGTGGATCGATTATCTTTCCACGTCGCTGGCGCTGATCGGCGTCTCGATGCCGGCCTTCTGGCTGGCGATCATGCTGGTCATGCTGTTCGCCGTCGAGCTGGGCTGGCTTCCGGCCGCGGGCATGGGCGGCGTGCGGCACATCGTCCTGCCCGCTATCGTGCTCGGCACGGGATCGGCGGGGATCATCGCGCGCATGACGCGTTCGACGATGATGGACGTGCTGCGCCAGGATTACGTGACGACGGCCCGCGCCAAGGGGCTGACGGAGCGCGTCGTCGTGTATCTGCACGCGCTGCGCAACGCCATGATCCCCACGGTGACCGTGATCGGCATGCAGATCGGTTCGCTGCTGACGGGGGCCGTTCTCACCGAATCGGTTTTCGCCTGGCCGGGGGTGGGGCGTCTGCTGATCGATTCGATTCTCGGGCGCGATTATCCCGTGGTGCAGGCGACGCTGCTGGTGGTGGCTTTTATCTACGTAGGGGCCAACCTTTTGGTCGACATCCTCTACGCTTTTCTCGACCCGAGGATCCGCTATGAATAG
- the opp1C gene encoding nickel/cobalt ABC transporter permease, with the protein MNSPKKTQTHAALVWRRLRRSKTAVAGLVIVGVYLFLALCGPWLAPYDPYFQDLNLSYLRPCMDHWLGCDEFGRDILSRILYGARVSLVIQFWAVMISLVIGTFLGSVSGYFGGRIDEVVMRLMDIMMAFPGILLALAIVAILGPSLTNLIVAIGINSVPGFSRVARGAVISVKKNDYVTAARAIGESDLSILFRYVLPNAISPIIVQTTMRMATVLLTAAGLGFLGLGVQPPSPEWGTMLSAARVYLRSAPHVAVIPGVTIMIVVLGFNFFGDGLQDALNPRLKE; encoded by the coding sequence ATGAATAGTCCGAAGAAAACGCAAACTCACGCGGCGCTGGTATGGCGCCGTCTGCGCCGGAGCAAGACGGCGGTCGCGGGGCTGGTCATCGTGGGAGTCTATCTGTTTCTGGCTCTCTGCGGCCCGTGGCTGGCGCCTTACGATCCTTATTTTCAGGATCTGAATCTTTCCTATCTCCGTCCCTGCATGGATCACTGGCTGGGCTGCGACGAGTTCGGCCGCGACATTCTCAGCCGGATTCTTTACGGCGCCCGCGTCTCGCTGGTGATCCAGTTCTGGGCGGTGATGATCTCGCTGGTGATCGGCACGTTCCTCGGTTCGGTCAGCGGCTATTTCGGCGGCAGGATCGACGAGGTCGTCATGCGCCTGATGGACATCATGATGGCCTTTCCCGGCATTCTGCTGGCGCTGGCGATCGTCGCCATCCTCGGGCCGAGTCTGACGAATCTGATCGTCGCCATCGGCATCAACTCGGTGCCGGGGTTCTCGCGCGTGGCGCGCGGCGCGGTGATCAGCGTCAAGAAGAACGACTACGTGACGGCGGCGCGGGCGATCGGCGAGAGCGATCTGTCGATTCTGTTCCGCTACGTTCTGCCCAACGCCATCTCGCCGATCATCGTGCAGACGACGATGCGCATGGCGACGGTGCTGTTGACGGCCGCTGGGCTGGGTTTTCTCGGGCTGGGGGTGCAGCCGCCGTCTCCCGAATGGGGAACGATGCTCTCCGCCGCCCGGGTGTATCTGCGCTCCGCCCCTCACGTCGCGGTGATCCCCGGCGTGACGATCATGAT